One Sagittula stellata E-37 genomic window carries:
- a CDS encoding nuclear transport factor 2 family protein — translation MAQDFNTFMETREAAAREYVQGRPEALLALSVEEGQSTFYDPMGGVTAGAVAVNNTNEAAAERFAPGGTTHFEILDQGAAGGIGFWTGFQHAEVCLADEDGKTPMTLRVTEIFRETESGWKLIHRHASRAR, via the coding sequence ATGGCCCAGGATTTCAACACCTTCATGGAAACGCGAGAGGCTGCTGCCCGGGAATACGTGCAGGGCCGTCCCGAGGCGCTGCTGGCGCTCTCTGTCGAGGAAGGCCAGTCGACGTTCTACGATCCGATGGGCGGCGTGACAGCAGGGGCCGTCGCGGTGAACAACACCAACGAAGCCGCAGCGGAGCGTTTCGCGCCGGGCGGAACGACGCACTTCGAGATCCTCGATCAGGGCGCGGCGGGCGGCATCGGGTTCTGGACCGGCTTCCAGCACGCCGAGGTCTGCCTCGCCGACGAGGACGGCAAGACGCCCATGACATTGCGCGTGACCGAGATTTTCCGCGAAACCGAAAGCGGGTGGAAGCTGATCCACCGTCATGCCAGCCGCGCCCGGTAG
- the rpsO gene encoding 30S ribosomal protein S15: MSITAEEKNRLMKEYATKEGDTGSPEVQIAILTSRITTLTEHFKTHKKDNHSRRGLLKLVAQRRKLLDYLKAKEEARYTNLIKSLGIRR; this comes from the coding sequence ATGTCGATCACTGCAGAAGAAAAAAACCGTCTGATGAAGGAATACGCGACGAAAGAGGGCGACACCGGTTCCCCGGAAGTCCAGATCGCGATCCTGACCTCCCGTATCACCACCCTGACCGAGCACTTCAAGACCCACAAGAAGGACAACCACTCCCGTCGTGGTCTGCTGAAGCTCGTCGCACAGCGCCGTAAGCTGCTGGATTACCTGAAGGCCAAGGAAGAGGCACGTTACACGAACCTCATCAAGAGCCTTGGCATCCGCCGCTAA
- a CDS encoding cation:proton antiporter, producing the protein MNILQIASLLIVLSALFGTINYFILKLPSAIGILVVALLTSIGALLLDRVVPSLTLADDLRTIVTDIDFSDALLEGMLGLLLFAGALHVKLSDLKDVWPTVLLMATAGVALSTGVIGLGFHWLTGAPILVALVFGALISPTDPVAVMGVLKEANLPKSLETQVAGESLFNDGVGYVVYLVLIGLAFPAAAAHGAHGSGEASPALEALRLFAQEALGGAALGLVLGWLTFRVMRHIDDYSLEVLMTLALAFGGYELAIALHVSAPIAAVCAGLLIGDIGAKHGMSETTREYVEKFWVLVDEILNAVLFMLIGVEIFAVQLDMDALVTGVFCIALALLGRSVAVVVPVLMLKPFQTFARGVIPIMTWGGLKGGISVALALSLPESEWKSLILTATYVIVVFSIIVQGLTIGRLANRVGREPDLV; encoded by the coding sequence ATGAACATTCTCCAGATCGCATCGCTTCTGATCGTCCTCTCCGCCCTCTTCGGCACGATCAACTACTTCATTCTGAAGCTGCCCTCCGCCATCGGCATCCTCGTCGTGGCGCTGCTTACCTCCATCGGTGCCCTCCTGCTGGACAGGGTCGTGCCAAGCCTCACGCTGGCGGACGACTTGAGGACCATAGTCACAGACATCGACTTTTCCGATGCCCTGCTCGAAGGCATGCTGGGCCTGCTGCTCTTTGCCGGTGCGCTGCACGTCAAACTGTCAGATCTGAAGGACGTCTGGCCGACCGTGCTGCTGATGGCCACCGCAGGCGTCGCCCTGTCGACCGGTGTCATCGGTCTTGGCTTTCATTGGCTGACCGGCGCGCCGATCCTTGTGGCCCTGGTCTTCGGGGCGCTGATCTCGCCCACCGATCCGGTCGCGGTCATGGGCGTCCTGAAGGAGGCCAACCTGCCCAAGTCCCTTGAAACGCAGGTCGCGGGCGAGAGCCTGTTCAACGACGGTGTGGGATACGTGGTCTACCTCGTGCTGATCGGGCTCGCTTTCCCGGCAGCCGCAGCGCACGGGGCGCATGGCAGCGGCGAAGCCTCCCCCGCACTCGAAGCGCTGCGGCTCTTTGCGCAAGAGGCCCTCGGCGGGGCGGCGCTTGGCCTCGTGCTGGGCTGGCTGACCTTCCGGGTGATGCGTCACATCGACGACTACTCCCTTGAGGTCCTCATGACGCTCGCGCTTGCCTTCGGCGGCTACGAGCTTGCCATTGCGTTGCATGTTTCCGCCCCCATCGCAGCGGTCTGTGCCGGGCTGCTGATCGGCGATATCGGGGCCAAGCACGGCATGTCGGAGACGACCCGCGAATACGTCGAGAAGTTCTGGGTGCTCGTCGACGAGATCCTGAACGCGGTGCTCTTCATGCTGATCGGCGTGGAAATCTTTGCCGTGCAACTCGACATGGACGCGCTCGTCACCGGAGTGTTCTGTATCGCGTTGGCCTTGCTGGGGCGGTCGGTTGCCGTCGTTGTGCCGGTCCTGATGCTGAAACCCTTCCAGACCTTCGCTCGGGGTGTCATCCCGATCATGACCTGGGGCGGGCTGAAAGGCGGCATTTCCGTCGCCCTCGCCCTGTCTCTGCCCGAGAGTGAATGGAAATCGCTGATCCTGACCGCCACCTACGTGATCGTCGTCTTCTCGATCATCGTGCAGGGTCTGACAATCGGCAGGCTCGCCAACCGCGTCGGACGGGAACCCGACCTGGTGTGA
- a CDS encoding L,D-transpeptidase family protein: MRAHSRNDLVLTRQGLRFAGNLWPCSIGRGGVRVDKREGDGATPSGKHDIVGLLYRPDRIARPAPWAVPIRPGDLWSDDPRHEDYNLMVRAPYPWSHERLRRGDRLYDLVLLTDWNWPWAEKGRGSAIFLHRWRRQGFPTEGCVAFRPDHLLSIAKRIRIGTRLIVPETLV, translated from the coding sequence ATGCGCGCGCACTCCCGCAACGACCTCGTTCTGACCCGGCAAGGGCTCCGGTTCGCTGGAAACCTGTGGCCGTGCAGCATCGGGCGAGGGGGTGTGCGCGTCGACAAGCGCGAAGGCGACGGCGCAACGCCCTCCGGCAAGCATGACATCGTAGGGCTGCTTTATCGCCCCGACCGGATCGCCAGGCCCGCCCCCTGGGCGGTGCCCATCCGGCCCGGCGACCTCTGGTCCGACGACCCGCGCCACGAGGACTACAACCTCATGGTCCGGGCCCCCTACCCATGGAGTCACGAACGCCTGCGCCGCGGGGACCGCCTTTACGACCTCGTGCTCCTGACGGACTGGAACTGGCCTTGGGCCGAGAAAGGACGCGGCTCGGCCATCTTTCTCCACCGTTGGCGCCGTCAGGGTTTCCCGACCGAAGGCTGCGTGGCATTCCGGCCCGACCATCTCCTGAGCATCGCGAAACGGATCAGGATCGGCACACGGCTCATTGTGCCTGAAACGCTCGTCTGA
- a CDS encoding nitroreductase family protein, which translates to MFTKSALAYEALPLPTRDALSDAQMRHAADLFLAAMQTRHTVRDFSPRAVPRELIETCIRTAGSAPSGANHQPWHFVAVANPDLKRRIRAAAEEEEARFYDGAAGDEWLSALEPIGTGPSKPHLEDAPWLIVVFAQRYGLFDDGTRYKNYYVPESTGIAAGFLIAALHQAGLACLPHTPNPMKFLTEVLGRPESEKPIMILACGHPAADATIPRAATIKKPLSEILTIAE; encoded by the coding sequence ATGTTCACGAAGTCAGCCCTCGCCTACGAAGCCCTGCCCCTGCCCACACGCGACGCGCTCTCCGACGCGCAGATGCGCCATGCGGCGGACCTGTTCCTTGCCGCCATGCAGACCCGGCACACGGTGCGTGACTTCTCGCCCCGCGCGGTGCCGCGAGAGCTGATCGAGACCTGCATCCGCACAGCCGGCTCCGCCCCCTCTGGCGCCAACCACCAGCCTTGGCACTTCGTCGCCGTGGCGAATCCGGACCTCAAACGCCGCATCCGCGCCGCCGCCGAAGAAGAAGAGGCCCGCTTCTACGACGGAGCCGCCGGCGACGAGTGGCTTTCCGCGCTCGAACCGATTGGCACCGGCCCGTCCAAGCCGCACCTGGAAGATGCCCCATGGCTAATCGTTGTCTTCGCCCAACGGTACGGGCTGTTCGACGACGGCACGCGCTACAAGAACTACTACGTCCCCGAAAGCACCGGCATCGCAGCGGGGTTTCTGATCGCGGCGCTGCACCAGGCCGGGCTTGCCTGCCTGCCGCACACGCCGAATCCCATGAAATTCCTCACAGAAGTTCTGGGCCGGCCCGAAAGCGAAAAACCGATCATGATCCTCGCCTGTGGTCATCCCGCCGCCGACGCGACGATCCCCCGCGCCGCCACGATCAAGAAGCCGCTCTCCGAGATCCTCACCATCGCCGAGTGA
- a CDS encoding YigZ family protein: protein MLILQNIISDRGSRYAVSGGPCASGEAAQAFLAQLKRNKKFAKATHNSWGLLTEDGPIKNDDGESGAGMVILRMLEREGLTGEIVVVTRWYGGKHLGGDRFRHVQDAVRIYLDARKDATGA, encoded by the coding sequence ATGCTGATCCTTCAGAACATCATCTCCGATCGCGGCTCGCGCTACGCAGTATCCGGTGGACCGTGCGCATCAGGTGAGGCGGCGCAGGCTTTTCTGGCTCAGCTCAAACGGAACAAGAAGTTCGCGAAGGCCACCCACAATTCCTGGGGTCTGCTGACCGAAGATGGCCCGATCAAGAACGACGACGGCGAAAGCGGCGCAGGCATGGTGATCCTGCGGATGCTGGAACGCGAGGGTCTGACCGGAGAAATCGTCGTGGTGACCCGCTGGTACGGAGGCAAGCACCTGGGCGGCGACAGGTTCCGGCACGTGCAGGACGCGGTGCGGATCTACCTGGATGCGCGGAAGGACGCGACCGGCGCCTGA
- a CDS encoding glutathione S-transferase family protein — MLTLYHSPMSRSSRIVTLIEELGAEDAVAVRTVNITRADGSGGPDAGNPHPEKKVPALDHDGTVIVESIAIAQHLCELFPDAGMLPPSGTPDRAKCLEWLAWYAGVVEPVVVAKFLNIENPGFRSNFRGWQEVVDRLSSALKAREYLVGDSFSVADLIVSSLFRWMPDLVPDDAGIRGWVERCNARPASQNTMARDSALATVE; from the coding sequence ATGCTAACGCTCTACCATTCTCCGATGTCCCGATCCTCGCGCATCGTCACGTTGATCGAGGAACTCGGCGCCGAGGACGCCGTCGCCGTGCGCACGGTCAACATCACCCGTGCGGATGGGTCTGGCGGCCCCGACGCCGGCAATCCGCACCCGGAAAAGAAGGTCCCCGCACTGGATCACGACGGGACAGTCATCGTCGAGAGTATCGCGATCGCCCAGCATCTGTGCGAGCTTTTCCCGGACGCCGGCATGTTGCCGCCCTCCGGTACGCCCGACCGTGCCAAGTGCTTGGAATGGCTGGCCTGGTACGCAGGAGTGGTGGAGCCTGTGGTGGTGGCCAAGTTCCTCAACATCGAAAATCCGGGCTTTCGATCCAACTTCCGCGGCTGGCAAGAGGTGGTCGACCGCCTTTCAAGCGCATTGAAGGCACGGGAATACCTCGTTGGCGACAGCTTCTCCGTCGCCGATCTCATCGTGAGTTCGTTGTTCCGGTGGATGCCCGACCTCGTGCCGGACGATGCAGGTATTCGCGGTTGGGTCGAACGGTGCAATGCCCGCCCCGCGTCGCAAAACACAATGGCGCGCGACTCGGCGCTTGCCACCGTGGAGTAA
- the ribA gene encoding GTP cyclohydrolase II: protein MRPDLNETLARARADLRMGVPVVLTSGESAVLVGAAETIAAGRLAGMTALGDVDLAITGRRAETLKARAYDGDIARVAVPNGAALSWVQGVADPSEDLSKPMKGPLMTRRGGDAGLHRLAVILCKGARLLPAALVVQVKPDFAAVEALVSVDANAAAPFLEAAPVLRHVVSARVPLRAAEDARLHIYRPEDGSEEHYAIEIGRPDRAKPVLARLHSACFTGDLLGSLKCDCGPQLNAALMQMGAEGAGVLLYLQQEGRGIGLANKMRAYALQDQGFDTVEANHRLGFEDDERDFRLGAQILDRLGFGAVRLMTNNPAKLAMMADCGIAVAERVPLKVGETPFNARYLAVKAEKSGHLF from the coding sequence ATGAGGCCGGATCTGAACGAGACACTGGCGCGGGCACGCGCGGACCTGCGTATGGGTGTGCCGGTGGTGCTGACCTCTGGCGAATCTGCCGTGCTGGTCGGCGCGGCGGAAACCATTGCCGCAGGGCGGTTGGCGGGTATGACGGCGCTTGGCGATGTGGATCTGGCCATCACCGGCCGCCGGGCCGAGACGCTCAAGGCGCGGGCCTACGACGGTGACATTGCCCGGGTCGCTGTGCCGAACGGGGCAGCCCTGTCGTGGGTGCAAGGCGTTGCCGATCCTTCCGAGGATCTGTCAAAGCCGATGAAGGGCCCGCTGATGACACGGCGTGGTGGGGATGCAGGGCTGCACAGGCTGGCCGTCATCCTTTGCAAGGGCGCGCGCCTGCTTCCGGCCGCGCTCGTCGTGCAGGTAAAGCCGGACTTCGCCGCGGTCGAGGCGCTGGTGTCCGTCGACGCGAATGCCGCCGCGCCCTTCCTTGAGGCAGCCCCGGTCCTGCGCCACGTCGTCTCAGCCCGGGTGCCCCTGCGCGCGGCGGAGGACGCCCGCCTGCATATCTACCGTCCAGAAGACGGCTCGGAAGAGCATTACGCCATCGAGATCGGCCGCCCGGATCGCGCCAAGCCGGTCCTGGCGCGCCTCCACTCCGCCTGCTTCACTGGCGATCTGCTTGGCTCGCTGAAGTGTGACTGCGGGCCCCAGTTGAACGCGGCGCTTATGCAGATGGGGGCCGAGGGAGCCGGTGTGCTGCTCTACCTCCAGCAAGAGGGCAGGGGCATAGGGCTGGCCAACAAGATGCGCGCTTACGCCCTTCAGGACCAGGGTTTCGACACGGTAGAGGCCAATCACCGGCTCGGGTTCGAAGATGACGAACGCGACTTCCGTCTCGGGGCGCAGATCCTCGACCGGCTGGGATTCGGGGCCGTGCGGCTGATGACGAACAACCCGGCAAAGCTGGCGATGATGGCGGACTGCGGGATTGCCGTGGCCGAGCGTGTGCCCCTGAAAGTCGGCGAAACGCCCTTCAACGCCCGTTATCTTGCAGTAAAGGCCGAGAAGTCGGGCCACCTGTTCTAG
- a CDS encoding response regulator transcription factor, whose protein sequence is MAQLRNILLVDDDEDLREALAEQLIMTEDFEVFEADSAATAMSRAKEQVYDLIILDVGLPDTDGRELCRLMRKQGVKSPIIMLTGHDSDADTILGLDAGANDYVTKPFKFPVLLARIRAQLRQHEQSEDAIFTVGPYTFKPAMKVLETEDNRKIRLTEKETNILKFLYRSTDGVVPRDTLLHEVWGYNAGVTTHTLETHIYRLRQKIEPDPSNARLLVTESGGYRLVS, encoded by the coding sequence ATGGCGCAACTCAGAAATATCCTTCTCGTCGACGATGACGAGGATCTGCGGGAAGCTCTGGCAGAGCAATTGATCATGACCGAGGACTTCGAGGTCTTCGAAGCCGACAGCGCAGCGACCGCGATGTCCCGCGCGAAGGAGCAGGTCTACGATCTGATCATTCTGGACGTGGGCCTGCCGGACACCGACGGCCGGGAACTTTGCCGCCTGATGCGCAAACAAGGCGTGAAATCCCCGATCATCATGCTGACCGGCCACGACTCGGACGCCGACACCATCCTCGGCCTCGACGCGGGCGCAAACGACTACGTCACAAAGCCGTTCAAATTCCCGGTCCTTCTCGCGCGTATCCGGGCGCAACTGCGTCAGCACGAACAGTCGGAAGATGCGATCTTTACCGTCGGCCCCTACACCTTCAAACCGGCGATGAAGGTGCTGGAGACCGAGGACAATCGCAAGATCCGCCTGACGGAGAAGGAAACCAACATCCTGAAGTTCCTATACCGTTCGACGGATGGCGTGGTGCCGCGCGACACGCTGCTGCACGAGGTCTGGGGCTACAACGCGGGCGTCACCACGCACACGCTCGAGACGCATATCTATCGTCTGCGTCAAAAGATTGAACCGGATCCGTCCAACGCGCGTTTGCTGGTTACAGAATCCGGTGGCTACCGGCTCGTATCCTGA
- a CDS encoding LLM class flavin-dependent oxidoreductase yields the protein MRYSLLDLAPVPEGSSTADALRNTGDLARRAETMGYHRYWLAEHHNMPGIASAATAVLIGHVAGLTECMRVGAGGIMLPNHAPLAVAEAFGTLATLYPGRIDLGLGRAPGGDHAVMQALGVHPERAENFPNEVAELRALFGPRVEERTVRAHPGEGTEVPLWVLGSSLYGAQVAAALGLPYAFASHFAPAALEQAFEVYRRYFRPSETLDKPYAMLAVNVFAAETEREARRLRTTMQQAFYRLRTGKPGKLPAPVDDLSDVVPQGAMPALDEALRISAVGDPAQVEAQLRALIAEHRPDEVIFTGQIHDHDARVKSFAIAAEAMQRISRAEAA from the coding sequence ATGCGTTATTCCCTGCTCGACCTCGCTCCGGTGCCCGAAGGCAGTTCAACCGCCGATGCGCTGCGCAACACCGGTGACCTCGCCCGCCGCGCCGAGACGATGGGCTATCACCGCTACTGGCTTGCCGAACACCACAACATGCCGGGGATTGCCTCGGCGGCGACGGCGGTCCTGATCGGGCATGTCGCCGGCCTGACGGAATGCATGCGCGTCGGCGCGGGCGGGATCATGTTGCCCAACCACGCGCCATTGGCGGTTGCGGAAGCCTTCGGCACTTTGGCGACGCTTTACCCGGGGCGCATCGACCTGGGGCTCGGCCGTGCGCCGGGCGGTGATCACGCGGTGATGCAGGCCTTGGGCGTGCACCCTGAAAGGGCAGAGAATTTCCCCAACGAGGTCGCCGAACTGCGCGCGCTCTTCGGTCCGCGCGTCGAAGAACGCACGGTCCGCGCCCATCCCGGCGAAGGCACGGAGGTGCCGCTCTGGGTTCTGGGGTCGTCCCTCTACGGCGCACAGGTGGCCGCGGCACTGGGTCTTCCCTACGCCTTCGCGTCGCATTTTGCCCCGGCCGCACTGGAGCAGGCGTTCGAGGTCTATCGCCGCTACTTCCGGCCGTCCGAAACCTTGGACAAACCCTACGCCATGCTCGCGGTCAACGTCTTCGCTGCCGAAACCGAACGCGAAGCCCGCCGGTTGAGAACGACCATGCAGCAGGCCTTCTACCGCCTGCGGACCGGAAAGCCGGGCAAGCTGCCCGCACCCGTCGACGACCTGTCCGATGTGGTGCCGCAGGGCGCCATGCCGGCGCTCGACGAAGCCCTGCGCATCAGCGCCGTAGGCGACCCCGCGCAGGTGGAGGCGCAGCTGCGCGCCCTGATCGCCGAGCATCGCCCCGACGAGGTCATCTTCACTGGCCAGATCCACGATCACGATGCGCGCGTGAAGTCCTTCGCGATTGCGGCAGAGGCGATGCAGCGCATTTCGCGGGCCGAAGCCGCCTGA
- the pnp gene encoding polyribonucleotide nucleotidyltransferase encodes MFKEVKKTLQWGEETLTLETGKVARQADGTVIATLGETSVMANVTFAKTQKEGQDFFPLTVHYQEKYYAAGKIPGGFFKREARPTEKETLTARLIDRPIRPLFVPGFKNEVLVMCTVLSHDLVNDPDIVAMIAASAALTISGAPFMGPIAGARVGYEDGSYVLNPTVDDMHLLRDNPDQRLDLVVAGTKDAVMMVESEAYELTEDEMLGAVMFAHEQIQPVIDLIIDLAEDAAKEPFEFTPPDYSELFGVVKAAGEEKMKVAYAISDKQERVAAVAAVKDEIKAGLSEEQLADANLGSALKKLESQVLRSDVVVNKRRIDGRALDQVRSIVSETGILPRTHGSALFTRGETQALVVTTLGTGDDEQMIDALQGTYKSNFLLHYNFPPYSVGEVGRVGSPGRREIGHGKLAWRALQAVLPAATDFPYTIRLVSEITESNGSSSMASVCGGSLSMMDAGVPLKSAVAGVAMGLVLEEDGSYGILTDILGDEDHLGDMDFKVAGTENGITSLQMDIKVAGITPEIMKTALSQAKEGRMHILGEMSKAISEAGSFSEHAPRIETMNIPTDKIREVIGSGGKVIREIVEVSGAKVDINDDGVIKIASPNGEAIQKAYDMIYAIVAEPEEGHVYKGKVVKIVDFGAFVNFFGKRDGLVHVSQIENRRLNHPSDVLKEGQEVYVKLLGFDDRGKVRLAMKMVDQETGEEMAKEKEAEQAD; translated from the coding sequence ATGTTCAAAGAAGTGAAGAAAACACTCCAGTGGGGCGAAGAGACGCTGACACTGGAAACCGGCAAGGTTGCGCGCCAGGCAGACGGCACCGTGATCGCCACTCTGGGCGAGACCTCGGTCATGGCCAACGTGACCTTTGCAAAGACGCAGAAGGAAGGGCAGGACTTCTTCCCGCTGACCGTCCATTACCAGGAAAAATACTACGCCGCCGGCAAGATCCCGGGCGGCTTCTTCAAGCGCGAGGCGCGTCCGACCGAGAAGGAAACGCTGACCGCGCGCCTGATCGACCGTCCGATCCGCCCGCTGTTCGTCCCCGGCTTCAAGAACGAAGTGCTGGTGATGTGCACCGTGCTGAGCCATGACCTCGTCAACGATCCCGACATCGTGGCGATGATCGCGGCCTCTGCCGCCCTGACGATCTCTGGCGCGCCCTTCATGGGCCCGATCGCCGGTGCACGCGTCGGCTACGAGGACGGATCCTACGTGCTGAACCCGACCGTCGACGACATGCACCTGCTGCGGGACAACCCGGATCAACGTCTGGACCTCGTGGTTGCGGGCACCAAGGACGCCGTCATGATGGTGGAGTCCGAGGCTTATGAGCTGACCGAGGACGAGATGCTGGGCGCCGTGATGTTCGCGCACGAACAGATCCAGCCGGTCATCGACCTGATCATCGACCTGGCCGAAGATGCGGCGAAAGAGCCGTTCGAGTTCACCCCGCCGGATTACTCGGAACTGTTCGGCGTCGTGAAGGCGGCGGGCGAAGAGAAGATGAAGGTCGCCTATGCGATCTCTGACAAGCAGGAGCGCGTTGCCGCTGTTGCCGCCGTCAAGGACGAGATCAAGGCAGGGCTCAGCGAAGAGCAACTGGCCGACGCCAACCTCGGCTCCGCGCTGAAGAAGCTTGAGTCCCAGGTTCTGCGTTCCGACGTGGTCGTCAACAAGCGCCGCATCGACGGCCGCGCACTGGACCAGGTCCGGTCCATCGTTTCGGAAACCGGCATCCTGCCGCGGACCCACGGTTCGGCCCTGTTCACACGTGGCGAGACGCAGGCGCTGGTCGTGACCACGCTGGGCACCGGCGACGACGAGCAAATGATCGACGCGCTGCAGGGCACTTACAAGTCCAACTTCCTGCTGCACTACAACTTCCCGCCGTACTCGGTCGGCGAAGTGGGCCGCGTCGGCTCCCCCGGCCGTCGCGAGATCGGCCACGGCAAGCTGGCATGGCGCGCCCTGCAGGCAGTCCTGCCCGCGGCAACGGACTTCCCCTACACAATCCGCTTGGTCTCCGAGATCACCGAGTCCAACGGTTCGTCCTCGATGGCGTCCGTCTGCGGCGGTTCGCTGTCCATGATGGACGCGGGCGTTCCGCTGAAGTCGGCCGTGGCCGGTGTGGCCATGGGGCTGGTGCTTGAAGAGGACGGCTCCTACGGGATCCTGACCGACATCCTCGGCGACGAGGATCACCTTGGCGACATGGACTTCAAGGTCGCAGGCACCGAGAACGGCATCACGTCGCTGCAGATGGACATCAAGGTCGCGGGCATCACCCCTGAGATCATGAAGACCGCGCTGTCCCAGGCCAAGGAAGGCCGGATGCACATCCTCGGCGAGATGTCGAAAGCCATCTCCGAGGCGGGCTCGTTCTCTGAACATGCGCCGCGCATCGAGACGATGAACATCCCGACCGACAAGATCCGTGAAGTGATCGGGTCCGGCGGCAAGGTCATCCGTGAGATCGTGGAAGTGTCCGGCGCGAAGGTGGACATCAACGACGACGGCGTGATCAAGATCGCCTCGCCGAACGGGGAAGCCATCCAGAAGGCCTATGACATGATCTACGCGATCGTCGCAGAGCCGGAGGAAGGCCATGTCTACAAGGGCAAGGTCGTGAAGATCGTCGACTTCGGCGCCTTCGTGAACTTCTTCGGCAAGCGTGACGGCCTTGTGCACGTCAGCCAGATCGAGAACCGCCGCCTGAACCACCCGTCGGATGTTCTGAAGGAAGGCCAGGAAGTCTACGTGAAGCTTCTGGGCTTCGACGACCGTGGCAAGGTGCGCCTTGCCATGAAGATGGTCGACCAGGAGACCGGCGAAGAGATGGCGAAGGAAAAGGAAGCCGAGCAGGCTGACTGA
- a CDS encoding M24 family metallopeptidase, whose amino-acid sequence MPHQFAKSLPFSQSEFDRRLAKTRAAMARRNLDVLLLTDPSNMAWITGYDGWSFYVHQGVLIFADPGNDPMWWGRRQDGAGALRTVWMDDERVTSYDETYIQSTEKHPMQELAARLHDLGHATARIGVELENYYFSAKAWLTLRAALPDAHFEDATALVNWQRAVKSDEELTYMRSAARISEKIIDGLLERVEPGIPKNEIVAEIYRDAVTGTEGQWGDYPAIVPLLPSGADAAASHLTWNGKPFATGEATFFEISGCVRRYHAPFCRTIFLGEPPDYILHAEAALVEGIEAGLEAARAGNRACDIANALNASLIKAGITRGARSGYPIGLSYPPDWGERTISIRPEDETVLEAGMTFHFMPGLWMENWGLEITESIVIRDGQAAECLCDRPRKLFVK is encoded by the coding sequence GTGCCGCATCAGTTCGCCAAATCGCTGCCATTCTCGCAGTCCGAATTCGACCGCCGGCTGGCCAAAACGCGTGCCGCCATGGCGCGGCGAAATCTGGATGTGCTCCTGCTCACCGACCCCTCGAACATGGCCTGGATCACCGGGTATGATGGGTGGTCCTTCTACGTGCACCAGGGGGTGCTGATCTTCGCCGACCCCGGCAACGACCCGATGTGGTGGGGCCGACGGCAGGACGGCGCAGGCGCCCTGCGTACGGTCTGGATGGATGATGAGCGCGTCACCAGCTACGATGAGACTTACATCCAGTCGACCGAAAAGCACCCCATGCAGGAACTGGCCGCCCGCCTGCACGACCTCGGTCATGCCACCGCCCGGATCGGCGTGGAGCTGGAAAACTACTATTTCTCCGCAAAGGCCTGGCTGACCCTGCGCGCGGCCCTGCCGGACGCGCATTTCGAGGACGCCACGGCGCTGGTGAACTGGCAGCGCGCGGTAAAGTCGGACGAAGAGCTGACCTACATGCGCTCCGCCGCCCGGATATCGGAGAAGATCATCGACGGTCTCTTGGAAAGGGTCGAACCCGGAATACCAAAGAACGAGATTGTAGCGGAGATCTACCGCGATGCCGTCACCGGCACGGAGGGGCAATGGGGCGATTATCCTGCCATTGTGCCGTTGCTGCCCTCGGGCGCCGATGCCGCGGCCTCTCACCTGACATGGAACGGCAAGCCCTTTGCCACCGGCGAAGCGACGTTCTTCGAGATCTCGGGCTGCGTGCGCCGCTACCACGCGCCATTCTGCCGTACGATCTTTCTGGGCGAGCCGCCGGACTACATCCTGCACGCAGAGGCCGCGCTGGTCGAAGGCATAGAAGCCGGACTGGAGGCCGCCCGTGCCGGCAACCGCGCCTGCGACATCGCCAATGCTCTGAACGCCTCGCTCATCAAGGCAGGCATCACGCGAGGAGCGCGGTCGGGCTATCCCATCGGTCTCAGCTACCCGCCGGACTGGGGCGAGCGCACGATCTCGATCCGTCCCGAGGACGAAACCGTTCTTGAGGCGGGGATGACCTTCCACTTCATGCCGGGGCTCTGGATGGAAAACTGGGGGCTGGAGATCACCGAATCGATTGTCATCCGCGACGGCCAGGCAGCGGAATGCCTATGCGACCGGCCCCGGAAGCTTTTCGTGAAGTGA